A portion of the Polaribacter cellanae genome contains these proteins:
- the xrtF gene encoding exosortase family protein XrtF: MKKHKNVVFFLIKFFATYFILFAIYATYLQNSQQKEVPFRTATITTTVAEQTVDVLEFFGFYADYKQHKEELSVKLLIDNIYTARVIEGCNSISIIILFIAFIVAFAGSIKATIIFSILGSLFIYVINIFRIAFLTVMIFKYPNKQEFLHNLVFPAIIYGTVFLLWVLWVNKFSNYKK, encoded by the coding sequence GTGAAAAAACATAAAAACGTTGTCTTTTTTCTGATTAAATTTTTTGCTACATATTTTATATTATTTGCAATTTATGCAACATACTTACAAAATTCTCAGCAAAAAGAAGTTCCTTTTCGAACAGCAACTATTACCACAACTGTAGCAGAACAAACTGTAGATGTTTTAGAATTCTTTGGGTTTTATGCAGATTATAAGCAACATAAAGAGGAGCTTTCTGTTAAATTATTAATAGACAATATTTATACTGCTAGAGTAATTGAAGGTTGTAATTCTATAAGTATTATTATTTTATTTATTGCTTTTATTGTTGCTTTTGCAGGCTCTATTAAAGCAACGATTATTTTCTCTATTTTAGGAAGTCTTTTTATTTATGTTATAAATATTTTTAGAATTGCGTTTCTAACAGTTATGATTTTTAAATACCCAAATAAACAAGAGTTTTTACACAACTTAGTTTTTCCTGCAATTATTTACGGGACTGTATTTTTATTGTGGGTGCTTTGGGTAAATAAGTTTTCAAACTATAAAAAATGA
- a CDS encoding GAF domain-containing protein — protein sequence MDIYKIQQEIDAIISSEKSLELKLQEICDTLEKQISYYDWVGFYFKNGDKEELKLAQYTGEETEHTIIPFGKGICGQVAVSNENFVVQDVSEQNNYISCGWQVKSEIVIPIFVDGENIGQIDIDSHTANTFTAKDEELLEYICKKISILF from the coding sequence ATGGATATTTATAAAATACAACAAGAAATCGATGCAATAATTTCTTCAGAAAAATCGTTAGAATTAAAACTGCAAGAAATTTGCGACACTTTAGAAAAACAGATTTCTTATTACGATTGGGTTGGTTTTTATTTTAAAAATGGAGATAAAGAAGAACTAAAATTAGCACAATATACAGGAGAAGAAACAGAGCATACGATTATTCCTTTTGGAAAAGGTATTTGTGGGCAAGTAGCTGTTAGTAACGAAAACTTTGTAGTGCAAGATGTCTCTGAGCAAAACAATTATATTTCTTGTGGTTGGCAGGTAAAGTCGGAAATTGTAATACCTATTTTTGTAGATGGAGAAAATATTGGGCAAATAGATATCGATTCTCATACAGCAAATACGTTTACAGCAAAAGACGAAGAATTGTTAGAGTATATCTGTAAAAAAATAAGTATTTTATTTTAA
- a CDS encoding lytic polysaccharide monooxygenase yields the protein MKKTNNYLVSFLSNKTSLSLIRKSSNNKLFYSSIILFFVSIFPQSIFSHGTVTSPASRIWQCRFLENPENPTSKACMAAVASHGTQPFYDWSAVRQGNANGDHQRYILDGNLASGGDPDKYGGLDQVRSDWVATSVSPGPFTVTWYNKVGHKSEYYRVYITKEGWSPNKPLAWGDLELLAETGPKDGKEKYTVINVTLPKRTGKHVIYSIWQNRIGLSAEAFYSTSDIDFGNTLSVNEYNEQLAKLNQNYPNPFAVSSKIGYTIRKEGNVSLKVYDILGKEVATLVDGYQTAGDYNIIFKNETLDEGVYFYVFKLDSYIETKKMILKK from the coding sequence ATGAAAAAAACAAATAACTATTTAGTTTCTTTTTTGTCAAATAAAACAAGTCTTTCTTTGATAAGAAAATCATCAAATAATAAATTATTCTATAGTTCTATTATTTTATTTTTTGTATCTATTTTTCCACAATCAATTTTTTCTCACGGAACAGTAACAAGTCCTGCAAGTAGAATTTGGCAATGTCGTTTTCTTGAAAACCCAGAAAACCCCACCTCTAAAGCATGTATGGCTGCAGTTGCTTCTCATGGAACTCAACCTTTTTATGATTGGAGTGCAGTTCGTCAAGGAAATGCTAATGGAGATCATCAACGATATATTTTAGATGGAAATTTAGCAAGTGGTGGAGACCCCGATAAATATGGTGGTTTAGATCAGGTAAGATCAGATTGGGTTGCTACAAGTGTATCTCCTGGTCCATTTACTGTTACTTGGTATAATAAGGTTGGTCATAAATCTGAATATTATAGAGTATATATAACAAAAGAAGGTTGGTCTCCAAACAAGCCTTTAGCATGGGGTGATTTAGAATTATTGGCAGAAACAGGTCCTAAAGATGGGAAAGAAAAATACACTGTAATAAATGTAACCTTACCTAAAAGAACAGGAAAACATGTAATTTACAGTATTTGGCAGAATAGAATAGGATTAAGTGCAGAAGCCTTCTACTCTACAAGCGATATTGATTTTGGTAATACGTTATCTGTAAATGAGTATAACGAGCAATTAGCTAAACTAAATCAAAATTATCCAAACCCTTTTGCAGTAAGTAGTAAAATAGGATACACCATTCGAAAAGAAGGAAATGTTTCTCTTAAGGTTTATGACATTCTTGGTAAAGAAGTAGCTACTTTAGTTGATGGTTACCAAACAGCTGGCGATTACAATATTATCTTTAAGAATGAAACTTTAGATGAAGGTGTTTATTTTTATGTATTTAAATTAGATAGTTATATAGAAACTAAAAAAATGATTTTGAAAAAGTAA